A single region of the Jatrophihabitans sp. GAS493 genome encodes:
- the aroA gene encoding 3-phosphoshikimate 1-carboxyvinyltransferase, with translation MSTETAHSTHPTWKAPHADGPVDAQIRLPGSKSQTNRALVIAALSAAPSTIRGGLMARDTELMIDALRGLGVGIDIHPDRWQVNPGPFGSANINTGLAGTVMRFLPPLAALAHGVVHFDGDLYARERPMSTLLDGMRMAGITVDDQSRGRLPFAVYGIGHVAGGRVLLDSSASSQFVSGLLLSGARYDAGIEVLHIGHDPVPSAPHIEMTLQALRAAGVDARATSATSWRVAPGRILAPDVLIEPDLSNAAPFLAAALVTGGRVSVPDWPTTTNQGGDELRELLERLGADVTLEDGTLTVQGTGKIRGIDVDLTAVSELSTVIAALAALADSPSHLTGLAHTRGHETDRLAALHADLAALGCGVHEHHDGLTITPKPLHAGLWRAHADHRMATAGALLGLSVPGVEIDDIACTSKTLPDFVGLWTRLLTP, from the coding sequence GTGAGTACCGAGACCGCACACAGCACGCACCCCACCTGGAAGGCGCCGCACGCCGACGGGCCGGTCGATGCGCAGATCAGGCTTCCCGGATCGAAGTCGCAGACCAACCGGGCGCTCGTGATCGCCGCCCTGAGCGCAGCACCGTCGACGATCAGAGGCGGCCTGATGGCCCGCGACACCGAGCTGATGATCGACGCCCTGCGCGGGCTCGGGGTGGGAATCGACATCCACCCGGATCGCTGGCAGGTGAACCCCGGCCCCTTCGGCAGCGCGAACATCAACACCGGCCTGGCCGGCACGGTGATGCGCTTCCTTCCGCCGCTCGCCGCGCTGGCCCACGGCGTGGTGCACTTCGACGGCGACCTCTACGCGCGCGAGCGGCCGATGAGCACGCTGCTCGACGGGATGCGGATGGCTGGCATCACCGTCGACGACCAGAGCCGCGGCCGCCTCCCCTTCGCCGTCTACGGCATCGGCCACGTAGCCGGCGGACGGGTTCTCCTCGATTCCTCGGCCTCCTCGCAGTTCGTCTCCGGACTACTGCTCAGCGGTGCCCGCTACGACGCGGGTATCGAGGTGCTCCACATCGGCCACGATCCGGTTCCCTCGGCGCCGCATATCGAGATGACCCTGCAGGCGCTGCGGGCAGCCGGCGTCGACGCACGGGCCACCTCGGCCACCTCGTGGCGGGTGGCGCCGGGACGGATCCTCGCCCCGGACGTGCTCATCGAACCGGATCTCTCCAACGCAGCCCCGTTCCTGGCCGCGGCGCTGGTGACCGGGGGCCGAGTGAGCGTCCCGGACTGGCCGACCACGACCAACCAGGGCGGCGACGAACTGCGCGAACTGTTGGAGCGACTCGGCGCCGACGTCACCCTCGAGGACGGCACACTCACCGTCCAGGGCACCGGGAAAATAAGGGGGATCGATGTCGACCTCACCGCCGTCTCCGAATTGAGTACGGTCATCGCCGCGCTGGCTGCCCTGGCCGATTCGCCGTCGCACCTGACTGGGCTCGCCCATACCCGGGGCCACGAGACCGATCGGCTGGCCGCGCTGCACGCCGATCTGGCCGCCCTCGGTTGTGGGGTTCACGAACACCACGACGGACTCACGATCACCCCCAAACCGCTGCACGCCGGTCTCTGGAGGGCGCACGCCGATCACCGCATGGCCACAGCCGGCGCCCTACTCGGGCTGAGCGTGCCCGGCGTCGAGATCGACGACATCGCCTGCACCTCGAAGACGCTGCCGGACTTCGTCGGGCTCTGGACACGGTTGCTGACGCCGTGA
- a CDS encoding alpha/beta family hydrolase: protein MARTVASTTQGEAWVDLKRPVGDARSIAFIGHGAGGGVEAPDILVVTRALLAHGVVVARVTQPYRVAGKRAPVPAPRLDSAWLEVVSAVRRRRGLSALPLVFSGRSSGARVACRTSAGLADAVVALAFPLHPPGRPEKTRLDELDGVTVPTLVVQGDRDAFGQPPPRLSGGAPRAVLVIEGADHSLKRDAATIASGVIEFLQALELAT, encoded by the coding sequence ATGGCTAGAACAGTGGCGTCGACGACCCAGGGCGAGGCGTGGGTCGATCTTAAGCGGCCGGTCGGCGATGCGCGGTCGATCGCCTTCATCGGGCACGGCGCCGGTGGCGGGGTCGAAGCGCCCGACATCCTGGTGGTGACCCGGGCGCTGCTGGCCCACGGGGTGGTGGTGGCCCGAGTGACTCAGCCTTACCGGGTCGCGGGTAAACGCGCGCCGGTTCCGGCTCCCCGCCTGGACTCCGCATGGCTGGAGGTGGTGTCCGCGGTGCGACGGCGCCGCGGACTGAGCGCCCTGCCGCTGGTCTTCTCCGGACGTTCTAGTGGGGCGCGAGTCGCCTGCCGGACGTCAGCCGGGCTCGCCGACGCTGTCGTCGCGCTCGCCTTTCCGCTGCATCCGCCGGGGAGGCCGGAGAAGACACGTCTCGACGAGCTGGACGGGGTCACCGTGCCGACACTGGTCGTGCAGGGTGACCGCGACGCCTTCGGCCAGCCCCCGCCCCGCCTGAGCGGCGGGGCGCCTCGCGCGGTGCTGGTGATCGAAGGAGCGGATCACTCACTGAAGCGGGACGCGGCCACCATCGCGAGCGGTGTCATCGAATTCCTGCAGGCCCTCGAGCTGGCTACCTGA
- a CDS encoding SOS response-associated peptidase, with protein MCGRYVSVAADSDLMLEFEVQEPPDDDLAPSWNVAPTDPVRIVVQRRPRPASEADPDGAQARAVRQLQTARWGLVPSWSRDRRGGARMINARIETVTQKSAFKAAAAKRRCLVPALGYYEWQKNGAAKIPHFLHDPDGHLLAMAGLYEFWRDASLADDDPDRWLVTCTIITQEATDLLGEIHDRNPVIVPPHRRAEWLDCSSEDLAVAERLLAELPPARLEPYIVSAAVGNVKNNGPQLIEPVASATQPTLEL; from the coding sequence ATGTGTGGTCGCTACGTGAGTGTTGCCGCCGACTCCGACCTGATGCTCGAGTTCGAGGTCCAGGAGCCGCCCGACGACGATCTGGCTCCGTCCTGGAACGTCGCTCCGACCGATCCGGTTCGCATCGTCGTGCAGCGCCGACCGCGGCCCGCCTCAGAAGCCGATCCGGACGGCGCTCAGGCCCGGGCGGTGCGTCAGCTGCAGACCGCGCGCTGGGGCCTGGTGCCGAGCTGGTCGCGTGACCGCAGAGGCGGGGCCAGGATGATCAACGCCCGCATCGAGACGGTCACGCAGAAGTCGGCCTTCAAAGCGGCCGCCGCCAAACGGCGCTGCCTGGTTCCGGCGCTGGGGTACTACGAGTGGCAGAAGAACGGCGCCGCGAAGATCCCGCATTTCCTGCACGATCCTGATGGGCACCTGCTGGCGATGGCCGGGCTCTACGAATTCTGGCGGGACGCGTCGCTGGCCGATGACGACCCCGACCGCTGGCTGGTGACGTGCACGATCATCACGCAGGAAGCGACCGATCTGCTCGGCGAGATTCACGACCGCAACCCGGTCATCGTGCCACCGCATCGGCGGGCCGAATGGTTGGACTGCTCGAGCGAAGACCTAGCCGTCGCCGAACGACTGCTCGCTGAACTGCCGCCGGCTCGTCTTGAGCCCTACATCGTGTCGGCGGCGGTCGGAAACGTGAAGAACAACGGTCCGCAGCTCATCGAGCCTGTGGCATCGGCTACTCAGCCGACACTCGAGCTCTGA
- the rsgA gene encoding ribosome small subunit-dependent GTPase A, with the protein MPPTRRRPDVRDLDEDDVRVRPSRGTRPRSKQRPAHDEAQQAMVLTVDRGRYGVLLENSAQQETVVAMRARELGRKGIAVGDEVSVVGDLSGEVDALARIVRIAERSTVLRRTADDTDPFERVVVANADQMIIVTALAEPGPRYGLIDRCVVAALSAGMEPILCLTKADLAPADEVLARYEPLDVPAVITQRGGDLAPLLERLVGHRSVFVGHSGVGKSTLINALVPDAMRSTGVVSAIGKGRHTSSSAIALPLPDSAGWVIDTPGVRSFGLAHVGVEDLLWAFPDLEDGVNKCPPGCEHLSAADGCYLDTWVASGESTPQRLAAFRRLVATRSAAPEMTRSE; encoded by the coding sequence ATGCCCCCCACCCGCCGACGCCCGGACGTCCGAGATCTGGACGAGGACGACGTCCGGGTACGCCCCAGTCGGGGTACCCGGCCCCGCTCCAAGCAGCGGCCGGCCCACGACGAGGCGCAGCAGGCGATGGTGCTCACGGTCGACCGTGGCCGCTATGGGGTGCTGCTGGAGAACTCCGCTCAGCAAGAGACGGTGGTCGCCATGCGGGCCCGTGAACTGGGCCGTAAGGGCATCGCCGTCGGCGATGAGGTGAGCGTGGTCGGTGACCTCTCGGGTGAGGTCGACGCGCTGGCCCGGATCGTTCGAATCGCCGAGCGCAGCACAGTACTGCGCCGCACCGCTGATGACACCGACCCCTTCGAGCGGGTGGTCGTGGCCAACGCCGACCAGATGATCATCGTCACCGCCCTGGCCGAGCCGGGACCGCGCTACGGGCTCATCGACCGCTGTGTGGTGGCTGCGCTGTCGGCCGGAATGGAGCCGATCCTCTGTCTCACCAAAGCCGATCTGGCACCGGCCGATGAGGTGCTGGCCCGTTACGAACCACTGGACGTCCCCGCGGTGATCACGCAGCGCGGCGGCGACCTGGCCCCGTTGCTGGAGCGGCTGGTCGGACATCGGTCCGTCTTCGTCGGTCACTCCGGTGTCGGCAAGTCGACGCTCATCAACGCTCTGGTGCCCGATGCGATGCGCAGTACCGGGGTCGTCAGCGCCATCGGGAAGGGGCGGCACACCTCCAGTTCGGCGATCGCGCTGCCGCTTCCGGATTCAGCCGGCTGGGTCATCGATACGCCGGGCGTCCGTTCCTTCGGCCTGGCCCACGTCGGGGTCGAGGACCTGCTCTGGGCCTTCCCGGATCTGGAAGACGGCGTGAACAAATGCCCGCCCGGTTGTGAACACCTTTCGGCCGCCGATGGCTGCTACCTCGACACCTGGGTGGCCTCCGGCGAGTCGACGCCGCAGCGGCTGGCCGCCTTCCGCCGGCTGGTCGCAACCCGGTCGGCCGCGCCGGAGATGACGCGCTCCGAGTAG
- a CDS encoding MOSC domain-containing protein, with protein sequence MPIELSQIFRYPVKSTRREELSVALVQPWGLAGDRRWMLVDEAGKVVTAREVPRLLLITARENGSGLRFNAPEMDDLEVAIPAGVRLPVQIWRSEVVATSAADSAHAWLSSFLGRRVRLVYLDDPTRRSPNPLFSDSADRVSFADGYPLLLASEESLAQLNEWIADGPRSDEGPVPITRFRPNVVVRGGEPFVEDQWRHIRIGSSTFRAVKACDRCVLTTINPETAEKGKEPITTLASRRRWDGATWFGVNLIPDLSVAEFSDQTADSAQSQIRVGDPVEVLQMSDVAEPLREPEAVS encoded by the coding sequence GTGCCGATCGAGCTGAGTCAGATCTTCCGCTATCCGGTGAAGTCGACCCGCCGGGAGGAGTTGAGCGTCGCGCTGGTGCAGCCCTGGGGGCTGGCCGGTGACCGTCGCTGGATGCTGGTCGACGAGGCGGGCAAGGTCGTCACCGCCCGCGAGGTGCCACGGCTGCTGCTCATCACGGCGCGGGAGAACGGCAGCGGGCTGCGCTTCAACGCTCCCGAGATGGACGATCTCGAGGTCGCGATTCCAGCCGGTGTCCGGCTGCCCGTGCAGATCTGGCGAAGCGAAGTCGTTGCCACCAGCGCCGCTGACTCCGCGCACGCCTGGCTCAGCTCATTCCTCGGCCGCCGGGTGCGCTTGGTGTATCTGGACGATCCGACCCGTCGCTCCCCCAATCCCCTCTTCAGCGACAGCGCCGACCGGGTCTCCTTTGCCGACGGCTACCCGCTGCTGCTGGCCAGCGAGGAGTCACTGGCGCAGCTGAACGAGTGGATCGCCGACGGCCCGCGCAGCGACGAGGGCCCGGTGCCGATCACTCGCTTCCGTCCCAACGTGGTGGTGCGTGGGGGCGAACCGTTCGTCGAGGATCAGTGGAGGCACATCCGGATCGGTTCCTCGACCTTCCGGGCAGTGAAGGCCTGCGATCGCTGCGTGCTGACCACGATCAACCCCGAGACCGCCGAGAAGGGGAAGGAGCCGATCACCACACTGGCCAGTCGGCGGCGCTGGGATGGCGCGACCTGGTTTGGCGTCAACCTCATTCCCGATCTCTCGGTGGCCGAGTTCAGCGATCAGACCGCCGACAGTGCACAGTCTCAGATCCGCGTCGGCGACCCGGTCGAGGTACTGCAGATGAGCGACGTGGCCGAACCGCTGCGTGAGCCGGAGGCGGTTAGCTGA